The genomic segment CGTATCAAGACCGTTTATCCGGATGAAGATCTCCACATTGCGCTCTTTGAAGGTGTCCAGAAAGGAGCGTACAAGGTTCCTCGCCGCATCCTTCTCATTTACGGGAACTGCATCCTCAAGGTCGATAATCACAGCATCGGACTGGAATATCGGTATATTCTGGAGCATGGAGGGCATGTTCCCCGGTACGTACAGGAGCGACCTGCGTACATTCATCTCTTTGCTCATTCCTCCGCCTCCGATATAAATATTGTTGAAACACCGCCGGACTGGGAATGATGCCTCTCTATACCCTTAACTATGATCTCGGCGATGATAATCTCGCATGTGGCGAATACGTTGCAGTCGAAGAGGTGTCCCCCCACAACCTCGCCGGAGGACTTTGCCCCGATGATGTGCAGGTGGGTATCTATAAGCCCCTCCTCATCGGGGAAGATGTTCCCCTCAAGGCCGAGGAGCTCAAGGGGCCCCTCTATCTCATGGGCGGTGGTTCTGGGTCTGGTGATGGGGAGCTTCGCCCCCGTCTTTATACCCCGGAAGCGGACATCCTTAACGGAGCCCACTGCGGATACGATGGATGCGTTGCTCAGGTTTACCTCGCTAGCAAACTGGAGCAGATGATCACGCAGGTTCTCCCCCGGGCTTATCTTCAGGACGAAACGACGCCCCTGGGTGTATTCCTTATACCAGTGTCCATGCATATCAGTCCTCCAGCCCTGCCCGCTGTACTGCGGAGCTGAGCCTCGCCTTTATGGCATAATCAAGGGCTCCCCTGTCCGCAATGCGAATGTATCCTTCGCTTACGTCATTGGCGGCGAGCTCCTCCTCAACGGCGGCTCTAATAAGATGCTCAAACTGTTTCGCCACGGTTGATTCCACCTCTATCTCAAGGGAATCCGAGGGCTCCACAAATACCATAAGGTCGCTGGACTGCATTGTTCCGGCCTGGGCCGGTGATTTGATCCTCATCTTGCCAGACTCCTTCTATATGTCTATCAAGGCCTAGTGCCTTGTCTTTCTCTCTTTAAGTCGCTGAACCACCTTGAAGCCTGCCTCCGAAGACAGGAATTTCCATGTGGATGCAGGTACAAGCTCCTTCGCTCTGTCAAAGTCATTAATCCGCAGAGCCTCCCTTACTGCCGAGGCGCTCACAGCAATACCGTTCTGCTCATACCGCTCTATCTCGCAGAACTCCATGCCGTTCCTTCGCAGGGATCTACCCATCGCCTCGTTGTATGCGCATGTTACGCCGCAGTAGGGCTCGCTTCCGGCGTATCTTGTACCTATGTGGAAGAATGGGGCGATATGGCGGCAGAATATATCAAGGTCCATCTCCATCTGTATGGAGGAAGTATCCGTGCCGCTTTTCAGGAAGTATGATGGAAAGGTTATACCGCTCACCGCATAGGAGGATGCGCTCATTACGGTTACGTTGTCAAGATCCTCAGTCCCGTCCTCTACAAGCTTGAGACGTACATCAAAGGGGAAGGAGGAGGCGTCCTCCTGAACAACGAAGATATAGAGGTGTTCACTCCTTGATGCGGCCTCTTCTATGAGCTTTCTATGCCCCATGGTGAAGGGGTTGCAGTTCATCACGATACCGCCGTTTCCCTTATCCTTGAGGGGTTTGTGCACAAGCTCACGGTGACGGTTGAGATACCTTGAAATACCCCGTCCGTACTCCATCATAACCGCCTTCTCATGCCTTGCCAGCGGATGGAAGTTCAGCCTGGAGAAGCTTACGGCATACTCGGGCTTGGTGAAGAGGAAGAAGTCACGCACGCCAGAATCGAAGCCGTCCTGAACGAGGCTTGTGGCCACATCGCCCACAGCATCGGTGCTGGAGCAGTCGGGGTGTACGGCAAACATCTTCAGGATGTTTCCAGCCCTTGCGCCTACCGCTGTGAGGCGCCGGTTCTCGAAGATACCCACAAGCCTGTCGTGGTCAGCCTCGTAGCTGAGGCCGTGGAGGCTTAGAAGTTCCTTTGCGGACTGTCTGTCGTGCTCGGCAAGAAGCTCTGTTACCATCGTGCACCCCTTTCGGTTCAAACATAGGGGCTTGAACCTATAAATAGAACATATTCCAAAGATTTTGGCACTTCCATAGAAACTTAAAACGGATCCCGCTTAAAACAGATTTCTATTTACAAAATCGTGTTTATTTATCTGATATTAAGGATTTTTCGTAAAGAATCGAGAGCGTTTAGGTCAAAAAAAAAGTGCTATGAAGGGAATCTGGTTCACAATTATGTTTTCAAATACCTGTTGTACAAAGGGCTTTTCAGCTTGCTTTTTAATCCGGAATGCAAATTTACATAATTAATTAAGGAGAAACGAGTAAAAACCCTCCCCGTGGCGGCGGGGAGGGTGTCAGAAATAGAGGCCGTTCATACGGCTGTATAATGGATAGGGTCAGTTACTTCCTTTTCACTTCGAAACCCAGGGCTTCAACATCCCTTACCACCCTCTCGCAGACATCTGCCAAAACCGCCTGCAGTGGTTCAGTTAGTGAATCCCCGGCTTGAATACTTTGGGGAATAACGCCGTAAAGCTTTATCGATTCGGGGCATTTCCCCCTCATCTCACTAATGAGCATTACCTCCTGAAGGCCTATCTGATGGGGGCTAAGCTTTGCGGGGATCCTGTCCAGCATGATATCCTCACGCCCGTAGGTACGTATATCGCCGGGTGTGCCCTCCCCTGCGATCACATCGATCATAAGGATATGCTCCGCCTCTTCCATCTTATATGTGGCCATAAGGCCGAGGGTTCCGGCATCGAATACCTCAACCCCTTCGGGAAACTCAAAATTCTCCTCAAGGTAGCGCACAGCATGTACGCCAAAGCCCTCATCGGCGAGGAGGACGTTCCCCGCTCCGAATACAAGAACGTTCATTACCTTACCTGCACCTTCACGATCTCGTTCTTTTCGGGATCGATGGTATGCACTGCACAGGCAAGGCATGGGTCGAAGGAGTGTACCGTACGGATAACCTCAAGGGGCTTGTCCGCCTCAAGGACGGGGTTGCCCACAAGGGAAGCCTCGTAAGGTCCGGGTGTTCCTTGCTCATCCCTTGGTCCTGCATTCCATGTGGAGGGAACAACCGCCTGATAATTGAAGATCTTCTTATCACGCATAACAAGCCAGTGGCTCAGCAGACCTCTGGGAGCCTCATGGAATCCCACACCGCTGTATTCACCGTCGGGAAGCTCCGTATCGTTGGCGTAGGTTTGATCACCTGCGGCGATATTCGCCTCAAGGGCATCTATGTATTCAACGGCCTTATCCGCCATGACAACGGCTCTTGCAGCTCTGGCGTAGTGCCTTCCCATGGTGGAATGAAGGTCATCAAGGCCTATGCCGAGAGTGGATGCGGCGGAGTTCACAAGCTCCGTGACCTTCTCATCACCAGCGGCGTAGTTCACTAGTATCTGGGCAAGGGGGCCCACCTGTGCGGGTTTGCCCTCAAGGCGGGGAGCCTTAACCCATGTGTATTTGCCCTCATCATCGAACTCGCCGTAGCTGGGCTCGGTCTCACCCTTCCACGGATGAAGGGGTTCGCCGTCTTCATACCAGGCATGGGCAACAGACTCGGTGATGTTCTTTCTTATGTAGTCATCATTCCAGCTGGCGGATTCTCTGAACGTCGAGAGATCGCCGTTCATTATGGTTCCGCCTGTCACACCGAAACTGGTGCTCTTGCCGTCCAAAGGGAAGTCGGGGGTAGCGAGGTAGTTATCCACACCCCTGCCGTACTTGAACCAGTCCTTATAAAAGGAGGCGATGGCGAGAACATCGGGATAGTATACCTCGTTTACGAACTGCTTAACCTCCATGGTGAGGCTTCTGAGGAGTGCGAGACGCTCCACGTTGAGGGTTGCTGGATTGTCCACGTTAACCGCAGTGGCAACGCCTCCTACAACGAGGTTCTGGATATGGGGGTTCTTCGAACCGAGGATAGCCACCGCCTGTGCTGCTTTTCTCTGGTAATCGAGCGCTTTCAGGTAGTGCGCAACGGCGATGAGGTTTATCTCCGGCTCGAGGCGCATATCCTTGTGCCCCCAGTAACCGGAGGAGAAGATGCCGAGTTTACCCGTTGATACGAAGCCTTTGAGCCTCTCCTTAACGGCGGCGAACTCTGTTACAGAGTTACCCGGCCATGGCGAGAGGGACTGGGCAATGGAGGCGGCCTTTGCGGGGTCTGCCTCAAGGGCGGAGGTTATATCCACCCAGTCAAGGGCGGAGAGGTGATAGAAATGCACGATATGGTCCTGCAGAGAGTGGAGCGCAATCATAATGTTACGGATCATCTGCGCATTCACGGGGAGCTCAACGTCCAGAGCATCCTCTACGGAGCGTATGGAGCTGATCGCATGCACCGTTGTGCAAACTCCGCAGAAACGCTGGGCGAAGACCCATGCGTCCTTGGGGTTTCTACCCTTGAGCATTGTTTCGATACCCCGCCACATCTGGCCGCTCGCCCACGCTTTACTCACGCTTCCGTTGTCCACTTCCACATCT from the Limisalsivibrio acetivorans genome contains:
- a CDS encoding PPC domain-containing DNA-binding protein, giving the protein MHGHWYKEYTQGRRFVLKISPGENLRDHLLQFASEVNLSNASIVSAVGSVKDVRFRGIKTGAKLPITRPRTTAHEIEGPLELLGLEGNIFPDEEGLIDTHLHIIGAKSSGEVVGGHLFDCNVFATCEIIIAEIIVKGIERHHSQSGGVSTIFISEAEE
- the citD gene encoding citrate lyase acyl carrier protein codes for the protein MRIKSPAQAGTMQSSDLMVFVEPSDSLEIEVESTVAKQFEHLIRAAVEEELAANDVSEGYIRIADRGALDYAIKARLSSAVQRAGLED
- a CDS encoding [citrate (pro-3S)-lyase] ligase, with protein sequence MVTELLAEHDRQSAKELLSLHGLSYEADHDRLVGIFENRRLTAVGARAGNILKMFAVHPDCSSTDAVGDVATSLVQDGFDSGVRDFFLFTKPEYAVSFSRLNFHPLARHEKAVMMEYGRGISRYLNRHRELVHKPLKDKGNGGIVMNCNPFTMGHRKLIEEAASRSEHLYIFVVQEDASSFPFDVRLKLVEDGTEDLDNVTVMSASSYAVSGITFPSYFLKSGTDTSSIQMEMDLDIFCRHIAPFFHIGTRYAGSEPYCGVTCAYNEAMGRSLRRNGMEFCEIERYEQNGIAVSASAVREALRINDFDRAKELVPASTWKFLSSEAGFKVVQRLKERKTRH
- a CDS encoding HyaD/HybD family hydrogenase maturation endopeptidase, with amino-acid sequence MNVLVFGAGNVLLADEGFGVHAVRYLEENFEFPEGVEVFDAGTLGLMATYKMEEAEHILMIDVIAGEGTPGDIRTYGREDIMLDRIPAKLSPHQIGLQEVMLISEMRGKCPESIKLYGVIPQSIQAGDSLTEPLQAVLADVCERVVRDVEALGFEVKRK
- a CDS encoding nickel-dependent hydrogenase large subunit — encoded protein: MGKRITVDPITRIEGHLRIDVEVDNGSVSKAWASGQMWRGIETMLKGRNPKDAWVFAQRFCGVCTTVHAISSIRSVEDALDVELPVNAQMIRNIMIALHSLQDHIVHFYHLSALDWVDITSALEADPAKAASIAQSLSPWPGNSVTEFAAVKERLKGFVSTGKLGIFSSGYWGHKDMRLEPEINLIAVAHYLKALDYQRKAAQAVAILGSKNPHIQNLVVGGVATAVNVDNPATLNVERLALLRSLTMEVKQFVNEVYYPDVLAIASFYKDWFKYGRGVDNYLATPDFPLDGKSTSFGVTGGTIMNGDLSTFRESASWNDDYIRKNITESVAHAWYEDGEPLHPWKGETEPSYGEFDDEGKYTWVKAPRLEGKPAQVGPLAQILVNYAAGDEKVTELVNSAASTLGIGLDDLHSTMGRHYARAARAVVMADKAVEYIDALEANIAAGDQTYANDTELPDGEYSGVGFHEAPRGLLSHWLVMRDKKIFNYQAVVPSTWNAGPRDEQGTPGPYEASLVGNPVLEADKPLEVIRTVHSFDPCLACAVHTIDPEKNEIVKVQVR